The genomic DNA CCCCCGGTAGCGTTGCGGCGTACTCCGCCACCGCCTTCACATCTACGGTATCGGCGATGTTTGCTCCGCAATGACAGACGTAAACTCCGATACGCACTTCGCCGTTTTTTTGCTCAGACATAGGTTTCTGCCTCCTTCTTCGCGGTGAACCACTGCTCGACGAGTTTCCTGCCCGAAATGGCACGATGCAAGCCCAGCTCACGGAACTCGCCACCCAGTGCCCAACCGACTACCTGAGTGAGATAAAGGATGGGCATGTCTATCGGTTCACCGGTTTGCTTGCGAATCTCCGCCTGATAGGCATCCAGGTTGAACTGACAGAGCGGACAGATAGTCACGAGAGCTTGCGCACCACGGCGCATCGCTTCTTTGAGCAGGATGTAGTTCAAGCGAACACCCACGTCATGGATGGTTCCGGTGTGAGAACCGCCACAACATTTTGTCTTGAGGCTGTAGTCCACCACCTCCACGCCCACTGCTTTGAGAATCTCATCCATGCGTGTGGGGTTGTGCGGGTCGTCCACCTCCCCATAGGGGCGCACCGCCTGACAACCGTAGTATGACGCCATCCGTACGCCCTGCAGGCGACGTACGGTCAGTTCGCGCAATCGCTGGAGCCCCACATCGTTGTAG from Bacillota bacterium includes the following:
- a CDS encoding CoB--CoM heterodisulfide reductase iron-sulfur subunit B family protein encodes the protein MEPSAKYLYYPGCSLKGTGIAYEESLLTTFCLLEMPIQELPDWNCCGATTYMSVSETSATLLAARNLALARRTGSRDLLAPCNACYLTLRKSQELVAHYPQIAQETERFLEQAGLPRLDSVRVRHPLEVLYNDVGLQRLRELTVRRLQGVRMASYYGCQAVRPYGEVDDPHNPTRMDEILKAVGVEVVDYSLKTKCCGGSHTGTIHDVGVRLNYILLKEAMRRGAQALVTICPLCQFNLDAYQAEIRKQTGEPIDMPILYLTQVVGWALGGEFRELGLHRAISGRKLVEQWFTAKKEAETYV